The segment gaataaactgataatgtgagaaatgttgaaggaaTCTTTGGCaaacattttggtttgactgtatgtcatACAGAATATTTAAAATGAAGCACTTATCAGAGAATAAATAAATGAGATCATTATTTATCTCTcacataataaacaaataaactagtaaaataacacagtattaaacaCAGGGATCTATGACATAGGTTCTCTTTTGTGTAAAGCAGATAAATCCACTCAGAACCAGTTTGGACCTCTTTAACTGCAGTGAGGCGGTTATTGAGCGCGCTCTCGTGGTAGAGTTCAGTAACGGTCAAAAAAGATTGTACCATTTTGTTAATGATCAACAACTTACTCTACAGGCAGATCGGCTCTCCTTATTTCTTACACAACTCAAAAAAAGAAACCATTTTCATCAGCAGTTGTTAAAATCtcttaacgtttttttttttttattttacattaagttCCGTAATAAACTCGCAGTATTCACATATTTTGAAGAATGGTTTAATCTGCCTAGCAACACTACAGTGACGCGCGGGATTTCTTCTGACTGactattaaataacaaaaaagaaaatgtatttaaactttCAGAAAGATAATCAACAAATAATTGGGAAAACACAAAGACCTTCGTCGGCGAAACCAGAAGCTGAGATGCTGAGGTAGGGAACAACGGTTAATAAAGTAAATTTCCTCTTATAATCGAACAATATAGCTCAGATAATGTCTTTCCTTTATCTCATGCTAAAAACGTATTTTTTAGGACTGAAATATTTGGTAAATAGTTGAAAGCACTCtgctgaaaacaacaacaacaaaaaccaacacagaatttgttttgttttactggttataatgagaattgtactggttttaatggaaactgtaatggtcCCTGTTGGCCTTCAATTGGTGGCTTATTAAAACTACTAAACGCTAATGGAATATGCCTgaaaacacactacaggaaaccatttttgatggttttaatggttaaaagttggtggtttgtaatggtatttttaGTGGAATGTATGTATTTGTCCCAGACCTCTGAATTTAattacttttgttttgttgttagaAAACCAGGACGAAAAAGCCCTAAGATCAAGTCCAGAGCTCACACACTTGCTAAAGCGGTTTTGAAAAAGCCATTTTATTGCATCATTATACCATCGATTCATGACAAATCTCTCCAGATATCATTCAGGAGCTGCAGAGAGACAGAACATAACACAACATCACAAAGTCATTATTGGGATACGatgagaatgagagagagagagagagagagagagagagaaatgctCTATCTATCCATACATAATCAATAATAGTAAATTTCTCTCACTTCCCAGCAGTGTGAGCGAAACAAGCAGAAACCGAGCACGAGCTTACGCCAGGGGCACGTTCAAATCCGTTCTTTTTCGAGAACACATATGGCAGAATGACCGAATATGACGTCACAGAGTATTAAACGTGATCAGAGGTAGCCATAGAAGTGCTCCATGTTTTCCCGCCCAAATGGCGGATTCCCGCTCCTGCGCAGCCGCGCTCAGCGTTTACAGTGTGTGCGTGAGAATAACCGTCAACCCTCCACCCTTCATGCCCTGAACATTAATAAAGACACATATACTGAAAGGAAGAGGAACAGGAAATATCCAAATAGTAGATTTAAGGCGATAGTGCGTAGTGCCATGTCTAAATGAGTTCGTGCGGTGCCTACTCGATCTTTATTCCTTCAATCTGCTGCAACAGTGCGATAAAATGCCATTTTATTGGTCGAAACAAACCCCATTTCACGTGCATATACGGTGGCGTGACGATCTCTAAAATTTTCGGTGCTGGTTCGATTTGCTAAATGCCTTATTCGTGCGTGAAGCCCAAAAGCGTAACTGTACGATACTATCGCCACAATCGTTTATTTACCAGCAGAGGTGCAAGAGAGCGAGCGCTATGTTCATCCTTATACCATTATAAAAACGTATGAATAAAATACAGTTTTGTAGAAAGCAATTTCTGCTTTGGTCCCCTTCAAATAAATTCTCTTCTTcaccatttttttcttttaatcctTTTACTTCAGTTAGAAAAATAGATCCAGAATCGGGACTACAATTGTCGGAATGCGTCCTTACAAAAATATCATTCCGCTCTTTTTCTAATCTAGACAATGACATGAAAACACAAATTTGGTCCTCGGTGCGAGTGAAGCTGTCTCGTGTGTGATTGTCAGGAGAACCATTGTGTGTGTGCGAATACACTATGGCActaaaataagaacaaaaaaaaaaaagaaaatcgacAAGATATCTCTGAGTTTTCGTGGACGTTGTCGTCCGAGacttttgtgtatgtgtgtgtgttttgtgaggGAACGCTGCGGTTCGGCTTCTTTCACTCAGGTTTGGGTTCGGGGGTTTCGGTCTTGGCCTCTGGGTCTTCATCGCTCTCGATTCCAGAGCGGCTGACGATGCGGCGCATGGTGAAGGGAAGATCGCCACGTCTGGACACGAAACAAACACATTTCAATGTCAGACATGCATTTGATCACATGTAAACTACATGCTTTATTCATGATTTCTGCTTCCCTCGATTAACCAgaatataaaaaactaaattataaaagtcataaattataaaaaacagaacaatagtaTGGAAATGTAGAAAAATAGAAGGTAATGAGAAATGGATAAAACAACAGAAgtatagaaaatataaaatatttaattattattataatattctatgtaatataataattttcttaTTTCAAATTTTTCCGATTTTCAATTACATTTTTAGTGAACTATATTCTTAatacagtttttaattaaaaattttaattaagttttagttttagcaAATAGCTATTTTAGTAATTTAACTTCAAAATTTAATTCATTATTCAAATGTGTCTATACttttgtaatatgcatttttatctaacatgactttttattcatttgtattgcaGTTGTAgtttgtaattttagtatttttaacattttagtacttcaacttaaactaaacaaaaatgacaaatattttgATACAATTTTAGCTATAATTGACAATTGTCTTAGAATCTAGCtgaacttaattttattttaaataatgtttttttattattattttttacaattctaGTTAATTAAGTACTTCAACTTattgcaaaacaaaaattatgttttagttttgttttaggcgagacactgcaggtgaatagggtaaaaaaataactaatagttatcaccttactgaCTCAGATGattaattacattgataattgcaaacattgtattacaagttttctaaaatgttaggtttaaatatgcaaataaggcactatttaatgaaatatgtgctaatttgcatacatttctagtacaaaaatctaaacacagtTTAGTCAGTtagaagtcagttttaaaattcttgtttaattttttttgacatattagagtcaaatgtttttacagagggaattttgggtctcatttcctcacgacataattcagaaaaaaaaacttagaacaaactgaaaacactatattttttagcattttgggggggaataaaatttataaaatcaagcaaatcatatatgaacaaatccctttgtaaaaaccttcagattatagacaggaataaaaatttaaagtttggtgtaaagtgctactgaagtggagatttgtggctcagtgtaaaagaaaaaactcattttgagaaatgcattgatgcattgtaattgaaatctattgacacaaatagataaagtgctataaaagaaacacttaacagtgtcctttgggtgttttctttccaccagtatgaaaaaacactttattaaataccaaaaagcccaaaatctcaaacttgacaggtgtctCCCCTTAACGTTAGTAACACTAATGTGAATGTGCAATAATTCTgatgaaatgtaaaaataaataaatgattaataattccAAATCTAATAGTGatcattagtgtttttttttcctcgcacCTAAGTTTGCTCTTCAGGCTGTTAACCTCTCGGTTCATGGCGTCGGCGGATTCGGTGGCGTCCTCCAGCTCGCGCTGTAGTTTCCTGCGGTTGGCGTTTGCTCTCTGCGCCTCCTCCTCGGCCTCCTCCAGCTGCCGCTTAAGCTGCTTCATGCGGCTGTTCAACTTGTCCGACTGCAGCCGATCACAGACAACCGTTAACATCGCTAAACTTTAACCTGGAGCGCTGTGACTGACACACAGATAGTATTGAGCATCACCTGGTCTTTATACTGCTCCGTGTTGCGTCTCTCGTCGTCCACCTGCAGAATCACCTCCTTCAGCTTCTTCTCCGTACGACGCACCAGTTTTGACGCCTGCTGTCTCTCTCTGAACACAAACAGCATCCGTTACTTTGAGCTTTTACATCTTATAAACAGATGAATTATTGTGTGCATTTTTATTTGGAGACATGATCATTTTAGTATATTTGTTGTTTTCTAATTGTATTTCATTGCAACTTTCTTTTATCAAGTTATTTTCTAATTATTGAATTTTTTCTAAACTGTAAAACATCTTATATGGTACGTAGTGTAAAACTGCACATTTATGTAATTAATGTATGGCAAATAGTTTAAAATCTCAAAATATTAGTATGTTTctatgtaaataaatgtatatgtatttatCAGTATTTTTTGTAGTTGttattttctaattttaattatatttcgtTGTAATTTTCTTTTATCGAGTCACTTTCTAATGTAATCNNNNNNNNNNNNNNNNNNNNNNNNNNNNNNNNNNNNNNNNNNNNNNNNNNNNNNNNNNNNNNNNNNNNNNNNNNNNNNNNNNNNNNNNNNNNNNNNNNNNNNNNNNNNNNNNNNNNNNNNNNNNNNNNNNNNNNNNNNNNNNNNNNNNNNNNNNNNNNNNNNNNNNNNNNNNNNNNNNNNNNNNNNNNNNNNNNNNNNNNNNNNNNNNNNNNNNNNNNNNNNNNNNNNNNNNNNNNNNNNNNNNNNNNNNNNNNNNNNNNNNNNNNNNNNNNNNNNNNNNNNNNNNNNNNNNNNNNNNNNNNNNNNNNNNNNNNNNNNNNNNNNNNNNNNNNNNNNNNNNNNNNNNNNNNNNNNNNNNNNNNNNNNNNNNNNNNNNNNNNNNNNNNNNNNNNNNNNNNNNNNNNNNNNNNNNNNNNNNNNNNNNNNNNNNNNNNNNNNNNNNNNNNNNNNNNNNNNNNNNNNNNNNNNNNNNNNNNNNNNNNNNNNNNNNNNNNNNNNNNgttaaattgcgaagatcttgagttttcgttaaagggcgtgtccgtggcggcgtgacaaagtttgatgtttcgccatggacatagaagttgttataactcagccataaaatgttcgatctgcctcaaacttcacaggtttggtaagagacctggcctgaagacacctaaaggccaatattcagatattatcatagcgccacctgttggcagcaggatatatcatatctttcactaactcaaacataccaaggtcaatctgcaccaaacttcatatgtttgatgaaagtggtggcctgaacacatctacatgccaataatcagttataggcatagcgccaccagctggcagcaggaaatttggcacatttaagtgactttgacatatttctcatatttttactgtattaaaagcatactacccaccatttgctgtgttcctaaagccaccggtcggcggtgagcccgggtgcgagggcccgttcatcgctgcttgcagctttaattattcttcttcttcttcttcttcttcttctccaaagtgaaaagtctttttgagggcctaaacatgcccgaaaactcacgaaactttgcacacgcatcagacctggcgaaaatttacatctgatatggttttcaaaagtgggtgtggcaaaatggctcgatagcgccacctataaaatttcaacggagtgcccctcgagctacgtttcatgtacatgtacgaaactcggtacacatatgtaacacaccaatacctacaaaaaagtctcctggtgcaacatccgaaacccaacaggaagtccgttatattgaatttcctgtacgatttttgtgcagtttttgccattttcaggcctcatactttaacgaactcctcctacagtttttatccgatcatcttcaaatttgctgagtgtcatcataaggcctttgcgatgttaaattgcgaagctttagagttttcgtcgaagggcgtgtccgtggcggccggacaaactttgatgtttcgccatgaaaaaggaagttgctataactcaggcatacgatgtccgatctgcctcaaacttcacatgtttgatgacagtccggtcctgaacacacgtcagtgcccatattcagttataatcatagcgccacctgctgacaacaggaaatgacatgtttaacactgttacggactcctagaaacatattgaaaagcgttaacaagtcttaaataggctagcaacatgctacaaacatgctaaaacatgctagcaacactaagctaagagctaaagcatgctattaatacaaatacaaaaggaaattgctgtaactcatgtatataatgttgaatctgacccaaacttaatattcaacatgctacaaaaataataaagcatgctagcaacacttagctaatatgctaaagcatgctaataatacaatgaaacaggaagttactctaactcaggcatacaatgtccaatcagccccaaacttaacatgtttgataagaatcctggccaaaacacacgcccatgcccgtattcagttatagtcatagcgccaccagctggtaacaggaagccacatgtttaatactgttgtggatgcctagcaacattttaaaaaaattcaactactgttaaacagggtagcaacatgctagaaacatgctataacatgttagcaacatttagctacgtgctaaagcatactcttaatgcaatgaaacaggaagttactctaactcaggcatgcaatgtccaatcagccccaaacttcacatgtttgataacagtcctggcctgaagatatctacatgccaatattcagttatagttatagcgccacctactgtcaacaggaagtgacatgtttaacactgtgacacactattagcaacacactaaaaaagccattgactgctaaactagtttaaaacgtactcaaacatgctagcaacacttacttagtgctaaagcatgttgttaaagacataaaacaggaagttactgtaactcagacatgcaatgtccaatcagccccaaacttcacgtttgataagaatcctggcctgaagatatatacatgcagttatagtcacagcgccacctgctgacaacaggaagtgacgtttaatggtgttacggactcctagcaacataataaaaagcgtcagcaagttttaaataggctagcatcatgctagaatcatgttaaaacatgctagcaacacttagctgagagctaaagcatgatattaatacaaagaaaaataagtgtaactcatgcatacaatgtccaatctgacccaagcttaatatgtttgataagagtcctggtctgaacacaagcccatgcccatattcagttatagtgatagtgccacctgctggcaacaggaagtcacatgtttaatactgttgtggatgccaagcaacattttaaaaatatcaacaagtgttaaatagggtagcaacatgctagaaacatgctataacatgttagcaacatttagctaagtgctaaagcatgctcttaatgcaatgaaacaggaagttactgtaactcaggcatgcaatgtccaatcagcctcaaacttcacgtttgataagagtcctggcctgaagatatatatatgcccatattcagctatagtcatagcgccaccagctggtaataggaagccacatgtttaatactgttgtggatgcctagcaacattttaaaaatatcaacaagtgttaaaatagggtagcaacatgttagaaacatgttagcaacatttagctacgtgctaaagcatactcttaatgcaatgaaacaggaagttactgtaactcaggcatgcaatgtccaatcagtcccaaacttcacatgtttgataacagtcctggcctgaagatatctacatgccaatattcagttatagttatagcgccacctactgtcaacaggaagtgacatgtttaacactgtgacacactattagcaacacactaaaaaagccattgagtgctaaactagtttaaaacgtactcaaacatgctagcaacacttacttagtgctaaagcatgttgttaaagacataaaacaggaagttactgtaactcagacatgcaatgtccaatcagccccaaacttcacgtttgataagactcctggcctgaagatatatacatgcagttatagtcacagcgccacctgctgacaacaggaagtgatgtttaatggtgttacggactcctagcaacatattaaaaagcgttagcaagttttaaataggctagcatcatgctagaatcatgttaaaacatgctagcaacacttagctaagagctaaagcatgatattaatacaaagaaaaataagtgtaactcatgcatacaatgtccaatctaaaccaagcttaatatgtttgataagagtcctggtctgaacacaagcccatgcccatattcagttatagtgatagtgccacctgctggcaacaggaagtcacatgtttaatactgttgtggatgcccaggaacattttaaaaatatcaacaagtgttaaatagggtagcaacatgctagaaacatgttagcaacatttagctaagtgctaaagcatactcttaatgcaatgaaacaggaagttactgtaactcaggcatgcaatgtccaatcagccccaaacttaatatgtttgataagagtcttggcctgaatacatttacatgccaatatttagttatagtcatagcgccaccagctggcaacagcaaattacttgttttacactaacttaagcatgcaatgtacaatttgcaccaaacttgacatgtttgccaatagtcctggcctgaagacatctaaaagccaatattttgtaatagcgccacctgttggcagcaggatatgtcatgacttacactcaagcatgccatgttcaagcttcaccaaacttcatatgtttgatgaaagcactggcctgatgacatctgcatgccaatattcagttataggcatagcgccaccagctggcagaaggaagattggcacatatcaatgactttgacatattcctcctacattttctgtgttaatagcatagtgcccaccattcgccaccgatcggcggtgagccagagtgcgagggccctaccatcgctgcttgcagctttaatttattttattattattactattttatcagtaacacaacaggaagacaaaactggattaaaatgaaaattaaatgacTTCATCAGAATTgtctaatttattaattattttgatcatttttatgattattattatttaaattgtatttaatttacaaaattactttataaattttagattttttttctaataatataatataaaataatatattttattgaattttagTAGGAAATGGAGTAGAGGAAATAGagacaattaaataaaaacactagaTTTTAGCTTTAGTGTTATTCTGAtagtatttaatatattatatttttattgttatgtCATGTTTattgtataaaaaaatattattttaccagGAAACAATTTagatgaaaaataatattttatttcatttccagcacaaatgtatatttttttcaaacactgtttaatttaatttattatattaaattatcactttattttaattgtattctttttctaattttattatagtaagtaaaagtaaaaatagtatataaaatgttaagtattttatgCTCATGTCAAGCATATATCTAAATAAACTGCATTCGTTACAAAACAAGAATTGAAAAATGACTGTATCAAACTTGTTTAATATGATGATGGTGTTTAATATATGAATGTTTTGTCTGTGTGTGCTGTCAGATGGCTTTCAGGCTCCTGGTTCGGAGGGTTTGTGGCGTTTCAGTCAGAGATTTGCAGCGTCTGCCGGCCGGCGTCTGGTGCTCCTCGTCCTTCTCCTCCTGTCTGAACACATCGCAGCCGTTCCTCTCGCGGTCTCTCCCTCGTCTCCTCCCTCTGTCCTCCCGCAGGAGTGTGTCGTTTAACGTGCAGGACCAAGAAGACTTCACCGAGAGAGTCATCAACAGCCAGCTGCCCGTCCTCATCGACTTCCACGCGCAGTACGTACAAGAAACCGCTCTTTCACTTCAATTACAGTCTCATCTAAAGGCAGTATGCTCGAAATGCAATCTACTCCATGTTTAGACTTTTTtccgacaaaaaaaaaaacaaacacttgaTGTACTTGCAGAAAAATCTGTGAGTCTCAGatctgatcatcaggatcttttTGAGGAGCGTTTGTTTCCAGAAGCTTTACTttcatcttactaagacataaTATTGGATATATTCTATACTAGATTTTGACCTTTATTGTTTTGGGAAACAATATATGATTTTATGTCTagcataaatgtattttaaattctagatatatttattattttaatataatttacaacATTATAATCTGTgtccagtattttattttatttattttattttatttccaaacACTGCAGTCAGTTTCcactggagttttttttttttttttttttttttttaattagtattgctatttagattttatttaatttttaaataaatttacaaCATTACAATCAATgtccagtattttattttattttatttccaaacACTGCAGTCAGGGCCCACtggcatttgttttttttttttttgttttttttttttagatttcatttaatttaatcttttaatttaatttaatttccaacATTACAATATGTCCACtacattgttttaatttaattgtattctCGAACAGTGCCcactttagttttttttgtgtactttttaaattaaattaaatttcttcttattttattttcatttcattctTTTTATTCTAATTTTTTCTTGTGTTATATTATTAGGAAATGGAGAAGAGGACAAAGAGACAATAAAAAAACTGCCCACTAGATTTTTTTACCAACTTTGATTTTATTatgattgtatttaatttaattttcactgttatttttatttttctatgtatgtttatttttataattattttattgtattaattatttattattttatttcattacaaAACAGATTAGatagaatttatttttttctagcaTAAATGTATGTTGGAGccatttctttttctattttttcatTGAATGGACTGATTTAATAATTTGAatacaatttagtttgtttaattggttaattataattatttgtgtttatttgattatttgttttGAATGTAACGAGTTTGTGTATTGGGgacttttattatttaatgacGACTCTGCATTTAGGGCAGGTGAGGAGTAGGTGGAGCTAGAGTAAGGGGAGCGGACACAATTTTTAGACCGTGTGGTC is part of the Garra rufa chromosome 1, GarRuf1.0, whole genome shotgun sequence genome and harbors:
- the LOC141331533 gene encoding myosin heavy chain, embryonic smooth muscle isoform; this translates as MLFVFRERQQASKLVRRTEKKLKEVILQVDDERRNTEQYKDQSDKLNSRMKQLKRQLEEAEEEAQRANANRRKLQRELEDATESADAMNREVNSLKSKLRRGDLPFTMRRIVSRSGIESDEDPEAKTETPEPKPE
- the LOC141331525 gene encoding thioredoxin, mitochondrial-like — encoded protein: MAFRLLVRRVCGVSVRDLQRLPAGVWCSSSFSSCLNTSQPFLSRSLPRLLPLSSRRSVSFNVQDQEDFTERVINSQLPVLIDFHAQWCGPCKILGPRLEKAIAKQKGRVTMAKVDIDEHTDLAIEYGVSAVPTVIAMRGGDVIDQFVGIKDEDQLDSFVEKLIG